In the genome of Rhopalosiphum padi isolate XX-2018 chromosome 1, ASM2088224v1, whole genome shotgun sequence, the window aaataggtacgttTATATTTGgtcttttatttacattatttttttaaaacatacaattaataaaatatactcatatactatattatttaatgttatactttcaaatttaaattctaaatttttaaattcccatttcaatagttattattagttaatttaactatattttactttattttaattattaaaataaattatacaaaattatattaaacatgccTAAGATAAACATCAAATTTGGTAATCCACATTGAGCTATGCGCTCGtatcacataattttaaaattgtatataatataatatatacattaaataaaaaaacctcaaatgaagtattatattatgaatctgtatatatttaattttcaatacttttgtgtagataatattttacattttttttgttaataataataataaacatctgtttaaaaaaaaccatttcatTTGAACTAGCTAAAAATCATCCAAGtttcttcaaaatatgaatttcgttttgattatttttattaaaaataagtgatGTGCACGTGTCTTTCGCGAAATATGAACGTGTACATGACGAGCACGTTCTTTTTAAATACTGAATTCATattgcttttatatttatacaatgaatacgtttttaatgattaacatTATACCTTATCCATATAAATACTTTTGAttgatatattcaaaaaataattaatataacattgtttaatacatcaaatttatatagtggttattaataattaccaatatatataaaaaaaaggacttaaaaataatagacaatTTTAGTTTGATAATTTTGAGAGTTAATTTACGTggctataactttataagtttaaaaacagaaagtttggataataataagtttacgGGTTCAAAGTGAattgtttatcaatttatcatattatattattgaacaaaataatgtacactgagacatttaaaattgtaaaatgctCATTATATTTGATGCGATTGCTGAAGGATATTATCttgaattataaaaagtttcattaaaatcaaaatgaaataatatattatgaagtaaCATTATCTACTAGAATGCAGCTGAAGGAATGTAAATGGACACTTGGTTCTTCACTATgctatatacaatgtataatattatatcatacatctTTTTATTGTATCGTCATTTATCGTGTAACGTAATGttgatttatcaaaataataaacatagtaaaatatatatgtgtaaatgaaaaaattaaaataaatctttaaattacttttaatgaaattataatattattaatgaaagtaATTTATTCATGTACTGACATTTTACGaactgataaaattaaattatatttattgatattttgttaacaatttgtagattttaaatattttgaaagataGAATATTCAGAAaaacgtatacatttttttttttttatagaattttgtaAATACAGTGTACACCAATACACCATAtgtgtacatttaattatttaatatgaacgGTAATTATTATCCAAAATGTACATTCTAATATGTTCATACATTAACAATACAATAAGTATTgcatttttggttttattatgtaaaataatatacgagttcAATAATGAACCAAATTTCAACTAAAATAGGAATAGAAATATTAGTCATATTGTTTTCTTGGATTAACTAAAGCCCAtcgatataatatgtgtataacgtTTACTTTTTCAGGACATTAGACATCAACGCGAGAGGTATCGTTCGCATAAGTCAGGCAGTAGCAAAGAACATGTTAGACGCTGGAATCAAAGGGTCCATTGTTAACGTGTCCTCGACAATTTCAgaagtatgtttaaaaaaaatgtgttttacattatataattgtagttaaaaatCATAGATGGCTTGTAGGTAAACGTGTTAATATCGGTACGCCTATCATCTGCAATCGTGGGTATAACATTAAgcctttaaaacaaatattacatatatttttcttatttttgtttattaatatcgaTCCCgttaaattactattactaaGAAACTTTTATCTATGtgcgtagaaaaaaaaaatatatacctaaaatgaTATCGATTATAATGaaagttacatatttatattcgttataatattatattattataatttaatttttaaaatgcgaAGTTCACGAATctcaacatttttcttttataaatttaaaattgataaaatgttcaCTTATCTGAcctcataatatattagtatataaattaatcataaaatacgtataactgcgtatattttatatatttcataataatatataataaatattttctcgtAAGGAAAGtatcagttttaaaatgtttaccgttttattttcatacaataatttattaaaattagccAAACGTTACATGTGAGCACCTAAAATAATACACTGAAAAGATTTTAGAAAGACTAGTTTAATATCGATTATTtctcaaaaatatacaaaacagtttgactataaattatgaatgcattgtatgtataaaatgcaTAGTGCACAGTGcgcatacataatacatgagtACATTAGGCACATTAGGTATATTAGGCATACATTAAATTcaaacgtaatattttaaacttatatattttaatttatgaattatttgaattaacttaaaattacactatcaacataatatattaattgaattatcaTTGTAGAGAGCTATTCCAGACCACACATCGTATTGTGCATCAAAAGGTGCAGTCAATCAAGTGACAAGAGTTATGAGTATCGAGCTGGGAAAATTGGGTATCCGTACCAACAACGTCAATCCCACTGTGGTTATGACAAAAATGGGTGCTAAAGCATGGTCAGACCCAGAGAAATCTAATCCGATTTTAAGTAGAATACCACTTGGACGATTTGCTGGTAAATACCTACACTTAATACAAAACTATATCTCGTCAAAGTAAACTTGTACTGTTAGTGGTTCTTTGTTATAAACCAATAACTActaattttccttttttttatacgtatagaaggtatatttatacaatatttttttatacttccaGTTCCAAcggtttttttacattttgataaccattataatactaattatagtaCTTAGTTAAATTATACCACCTctcttatttttctaaaaatctttaagcaataaattaaattatatacgagaacattattaatacaataatttaatattattacgtacaaaAAACTTAATAGTTACGTAGACTTATAGTGATTATATGAACTTATTTAAGCTGTTCAGTTTCAGTAGGTGGTCATTTTGTAAGTACTCAACTATGCTacgtataaaaattgtattgctgttttattttaacctaattaaatagtattataaaaatataattaaacataaaagtgTCGAGTTAAAAAAACGCATAATTTTAAACCATTGTAGATATGttagtttttaaactaataatataatatgaattatatatattatacatacattgactatttattagttaatcgttaattatcataataaatataaaacatgtacTAGTGCATTCTTCTCTAGATTTTGAAATATGCAAGAAATGTAAaggtttaaagtattttaaataaatttatttaaaatggaatTTATTACTGAGAATTAATTAAGTGCTACTtgcttatataatttttttataaggaattttatttatgaacacATAGCAATTAGAATTatgaataggtacttaatttttaacaacatttattttatacttaatatatttagatatttttttgaaaaattccactcaaaatttatttttaaatgaagcaTGGGAATTGCATATAATGCTCATATTTATTAATCTGGTAATTTattcactatatagtatattattaaatttatatatatttatatatatactatatttattaatattcaatgtatgttattgtaatattattaattaaataaaaataaactttatcaaatttaaatctaattaaacTGAAGAGGGGACGTTTCAACTGTTATATAAACTTGGTATATTCAGATTATATTTGTAAgtcttatcaaaataataaatttttattataatataattgattataaaatatattactgcaACTAGcaaaatttagataattttatttgaatcctAGATTCTTCTAAAAACAcgttatacagtataatacatatataatggaTCATTTGcatacttattaaatatctgattatgattttaacaaaattgttatacttatacaaacaCGATTTACTATGTtagataaaacaatatatttttactaacttcatggagtaaaattaaattatataatttaggcactttaaatattattgttttagtataGCTTTAATTGtcactgtaatttatttaatgttatttatatttacttacagAGTGCGATGACGTCGCGAATGTGACTCTATTTTTGCTCAGTGACTATTCTTCCTATGTAAATGGTGTTTCAATTCCAGTCGATGGTGGATTTTTGACCAGTTAAACATGGATTACCTAAGAACAAACATTATACTCATATCACGAATGGTCTGAATATTATTACAGGAGAatagttgaattattttaactatttaataataacgatttaaaaatgtaacttttaaaattaattttaaactaattaattttttacttagttttttaatttatatttcacgataattattttttataatacgtgCCAAAAAAAACCATTAGCTTTAGATTATATGTGtacatcaaatttaaatagatttatgtacttatacatttgtttcaatttaaagaataaaatggaattttagattattaatttttgtatcagtaatttttttttttcgtaatatttttatatacaaaaattaaatatagctcTATagattttatagacatttatctGTGTATTTAAAGGTATCGTATCAGGTTATTTACTAACAgtcaaaaatgtatgtaatgcaTAGTTACATTGAGTGGATTGGCCATACAATCGATcgtacagaaaaataaaatcaaaccaaTCAGATGATGAAACAGTAGAAATTACTTTACAAGAAAAACAATCACACTTCGTAGAATAGgtggatttatatatatatatatttaactgaaagatgaaaatgttatttagttCGCATTAGGCTATGATGTTTGAATTGACTTCAAATAACTAtaggaaaaatatatttcaaaatactaaACCACTTGtccacttataatatataaaagtttattacaaCTTCATAAAATAAAGGGTTTTATCGAAATCTAATTAGCATTtacaatgttttcaaaataaaaacaattatcgtAATCAGACATTTCCTCGAGGCACGAGAGTCTTTTCCTGAGAGGCATGTTTTTGTACTGAAAATTCGTCGGCTTCGCCACCATCCTCACGATTTATAATCTaaaaagctataataataaaaacttaattttgtttttatgcatTTTGAGATTATAGAACAACAAAATATAGAATAGTTTATATAAACGAGCTTGTGTTGGaacttataagtttttaactcaaaaatttggtaaaataaaaatcgatcatattatattatttggtttgaacatttaatataatcatttttttcttatatttgtattgagacaatgaaataaatagctcgattttatcaaaagaattcacaatttgtataaaatgttgcTAAAATTTAGCGTAAcgcgtatataaatatttttgattttctgtTTTGTATATAGatgtttttgacaattttttttgattatttaaaagcagtatttaaaaaaaaaatttttgctCGGGTAGCAATAAAGGTACAAAGTATATACCcctttattatatcattgagatgtaaaaataaaataataaacattttgtgaacaATAAATTCTATATGCCATAAACTTCAACATTTAACCTTAATTTGactgttttttgaaaaatggcTTGAAATAAGTACTATTCCTttctaatgtattaaaattacctattttgATTTCTGGTATGAatctaatataacatttattccATGTTAATGTTTACTCGTACGTTGTactcaaaaatgaaaaatgaaaaaaaattaaacataatcttTAAACCTATATCTACATGCATCATTGTATAAACCAATATTACGGgaactgtaaatattatatttttattttattataacattattatcccATACCATTTTTAactgtacaatttatattaaattacgatCCAGCTAGGTGATAACTATACCTGGCATATGCCATATCGTACATGTATACGTGAAACATTGATTGTATTGAGAAAGTACatacaatatcaataattggagatattataaatatatttaaattatttatcttcatTCAAAAAGCCGGATAAGACTTGTTTAATGCCGGATGTTGCCCACGCACTATAGTTAGGAGAATTcgggtttaaaatttaaaatcattgtattatttatatcatatgcCAGTACAGCGCTTGTATCTATGATATTTTTTGAAAGCTTTTGTTTGGTactacagtttttaattttcaattataatattttataaaataataaatatttacaactaatGATATCACTTTattgataacaaaataatgtatacatatttttttatatgagtcaacagtttgaaaataatattcgatGGCGCTAAAAAATCtcgataatttttacttattgatattttttaattagttatatagtacttgtaataaataaaaacattatgtgtaatagattaattttgtaactactaagaattattttctaaatgtgataataaataataatatactactgcTTGCTAAATAAGCctccattcatttttttttttaattttgaattattttaaagttattattatgaataagtacagtgtaatgtttaaaattaaaaaataaattgtttataatgacATACAAGGTTTAATGAATTGAAATTAAAGATCTCaccaataattgtatattgtatatttttatatatttatttttatcagttgttgTAATGTACTTAAAAGTTGtaacatacatatgtatttgattattgtattttatagattttataactatattttaaaatatttctataaattttaataaattatagttttagatttattattatttagatatagaattatataaattagtcaattaaataaaaatattgtacttagTAATACTGATATAGCAATAtccaatatttattagattcagtagaatttttaatacatcaaaataaaaaaaataaataacaatttaatatgtaatataaaaaagatGGGCAAGTGTGTTCGTCTCTGCTGTAATGTATGTGCCGAATGGGTTActgtaaagaatattttaaattaaatttcaatgtaTTGTCTCTGTATACAACATAACTATTCTTATTGAAGAAAGACTGACAATCTATAATATAGTCGTCTATATCACAAAGGCTAAGTACATTTCATGATGTTTTTATTGACATTGTAATTAAAGtagtctattttattattaatattatagtaaattaattcaattttttctgaaaacattaaaattattaagatttagttattataataataataaatagaataatttagtTACCTAtaccatgatattataatattattgttgacgaCTTTTGAGTCAATATCACTTTACCATAAAACAGTGTGAATAAGCTCGTGTTATAAATaggcaatatattaaaattaatctttatatttttataatgtcattGGGTAaagtaaagtttataatatatttatataagtaaaagttttaagtcttcacgaataatgtttttaaattataataaaataatgaaaaccatTATTCattgttcaaaatgtttaaatatttaattttatccaattttttatttcaaatgcataaaaaataattatatttatatggtataaaatTGTGTCTTTATATGTTcggtatttttatacaaatataagagCAACTTACGTGGAAtttcttattacatttttaaacattttgatccagtaaataattttgtatcgacatttatgaaaaaacgagtatgaaaaaatataaaatataaaattatctataaattactCTAAATagtcgaaaaattaaaatcataccatttatagaaaatgattgtttaaatactaggtaaaaatattaagtaaacaaaATCATTGAAATTCTACGGTTATtccaactttttatttttgaattttaacaaaataaagaaattaattttgtcaacatttgtttttgttttttttattatatagaaaatgtatagaagctttttattttcaacatcccaaataaccaaattataattttttttttcattgttgatgtttacaaaaatagaattacataataaaataatatttaactgttttgTCTATCATTAAAGATAAAAcccttattttaaatagatgagtccctaaaagagaaaaaaactactagtaataataaagattaataataaaatagaatataaatgtgtttttttttttacaaaataagaataacataataataccatagttagaaatattaaaaataataataaataagtatatattatagtcgcgATAAGTCAACCATCGAAGCAAGTCGTTCGTTAATTGTCGCTCCGTATCTACGTTTTGCTATCGCCTTTTGTATAATGCCGGCGTCGTCTTCGGGCGGCGACGACAATCGTCCGCACGCTCTTAACAATTCAgtcggtaaaataaaaaaagcatcaAATGCTTCCAGACCACACAACACGGATCAGGAATGGACCACCAAGACAAGTAAAAAAGCATCTCAATCTAAGAAGGTATCAACTCCAACTAGCCCTATATCTCCCACTCTACAgcagattaaaaataatccacCAGTATTAAATATGCCCAACAATACATTCGATTACGACGTTTCGTTATCTCATTCTACTAATGACACGGCCTCTAAGTGCCGGATCACACTATGCGTTTTGTCGGTTGCCGATAAAACGCAACCGATCGGTAAACGACCGCGACAtccataattaacattaaaccgCATTATCGGGGCCAGACTGACCGATTCGGCGAACCGATTTAAAATCGTCGGGAATCGGCCGCAACATGTTGCGGTTGACTTTACCGATGCGTTTCGGAAAATACCCCAAaacactttatttaatattgagcCGACTACACACGCGGATTATCGGTTGcggttttcaatataaattataattttttataatttaaattatattataatttataaaactaaagtttttaaatgtattcaacgGAAAAATTAATTTCGGAAGTCCAGAACTATCCTTGTTTATGGGACATGAGTTCTAAAGAATATAGTGATAAGGacttaaaaaaatcatgttGGATGAAGGTAGCTGAAGTAGTTTATTCTACAAATTGGAATAATTTTTCATCAACAGAAAAAGGAGAAAAAGGTAAGAcctatgtaattatgtaaattatacctacaaaattataatatagccataagatatgtaggtaatatattttttataactaaataaaatatattataactaaaataaatacgtacctAGTTTtcgtacattttatactttgtcacaattgttttatcatataataattaataataataataatatctcgattacatatttataacgaTACAATATggctaatttaaaatagaatatttagaaAAGAATTTTACTTGGTAATATACTTCATggttattatgtacttatactaaaaattatgataataatataataataatatgtacaataaacatACGAAAAATGCGAtttgatttcaaaaatttttgaatcaagaataataataaaattaacattttaatttcaacataatgttatatatagtgCCATATTGGTAACTAAAGTGTTGTTCTATATTGAAATGGAACAGCCccttgattaataaaataatttgcaaaattATCTCTAATTTCCATTCCATTTCGATTTATATGACGTCTACCATGTCCTTGAAAATCTTCTAGGTAATTTATATAGGCCGTATCTGAAATATTTTCGTCATAGTTACACCCGTCTCTCTTTCGAACAAAGTTATGCAAAACACAGCATGCTTTTATGATGTGATCACAAAAATCAGGTTCAACTAGAATAGTTGTATGTAATACATTCCACTTATTAGCTAATACACCAAAAGCACACTCGACAGTGCGTCTTGCTCTCGATAGCCTATAATTAAATATCCTACGAGTATTATTCAGCCCACGTCCTGGATATGGTCGTAATAAGTTGGTGTGTAGACCAAATGCCTCATCGGCAACAAATACAAATGGTTGTGCATTATTTTCCGTCAAAGGCAACGATACCGCATCAGGAATTTGTAGTTGGTTTGTATACAACTTTTTACCAAATACACTTTGTCGAAAAACGTTGGAATCAGCTTCTCGCCCGTACGCTCCGACAtcgataaaaatgaaatttaaatttgcatcTACCACTGCCATAAGTACGATGGAAAAGTACTTTTTATGGTTATAAAAAAGAGACCCAGAATTGTTTGGGTTTCTGCATCTAATGTGTTTTCCATCAATGGACCCGAGACAATTtggaaaattagtttttttataaaaaagttcaGAAATTTCAACCCATTTTTCTCGGTTTGGTTCGGGCATTTCCGTGGGTTGTAACACTGACCATAAAATTTGACAAGTTTCACGGACGATTTGGTTAATAGTACTCTTGCCAATACGAAAATCAAAATGTAGTGCAGAAAAATGAATCCCCGTTGACAAATATCTGCtcaaacatacatattataatacatattattatatattattatcaataccgaaaataaaaaaaaatttatttaattgctttttttggaaaaataaccAATTTGTTAATCTAATTTTTAGACAAATTTTGATAGTAAAACGTTAATTTAAGTCAAGTAGGTTATTTTTTACAACTGTTtaaagtatcaatatttttttggtgtAAACTAATTTGAAACTtaataactttttcaaaacacaatttttGGGAATTTCTTGTAATAGATAgaaagtagtatattattattaagtatattttcctATATTATTTGTCATAATTTTAACTAGGATCAATTTTTT includes:
- the LOC132932154 gene encoding L-xylulose reductase-like — its product is MEEFFAGKKFIVTGANAGIGETITKRLVKLGAHVFAVGRDAKKLPPAGPNLTPVCADVGDWDSYDIIKKLGPVHGLVNNAGVAFIESFLDMTQEGWDKTLDINARGIVRISQAVAKNMLDAGIKGSIVNVSSTISERAIPDHTSYCASKGAVNQVTRVMSIELGKLGIRTNNVNPTVVMTKMGAKAWSDPEKSNPILSRIPLGRFAECDDVANVTLFLLSDYSSYVNGVSIPVDGGFLTS
- the LOC132918510 gene encoding uncharacterized protein LOC132918510, whose protein sequence is MPEPNREKWVEISELFYKKTNFPNCLGSIDGKHIRCRNPNNSGSLFYNHKKYFSIVLMAVVDANLNFIFIDVGAYGREADSNVFRQSVFGKKLYTNQLQIPDAVSLPLTENNAQPFVFVADEAFGLHTNLLRPYPGRGLNNTRRIFNYRLSRARRTVECAFGVLANKWNVLHTTILVEPDFCDHIIKACCVLHNFVRKRDGCNYDENISDTAYINYLEDFQGHGRRHINRNGMEIRDNFANYFINQGAVPFQYRTTL